In Nitrospira sp., one genomic interval encodes:
- a CDS encoding helix-turn-helix domain-containing protein: MDQPLLRVKEAAQLLKVSKWTIYRWIDEGRLEATKIGGGSLRIFRLSVMALVDANRTDGRSGDPFMSAKVARLSDRRSLQR; this comes from the coding sequence ATGGATCAGCCGCTCCTACGGGTCAAAGAGGCCGCGCAGTTACTCAAGGTCAGCAAGTGGACGATCTATCGTTGGATCGACGAAGGACGTTTGGAGGCGACCAAGATCGGCGGCGGGAGTCTGCGGATCTTTCGGCTCTCGGTTATGGCGTTGGTGGATGCCAATCGCACCGATGGCAGGTCCGGCGATCCCTTCATGTCGGCGAAGGTTGCGCGGTTGAGCGACAGACGGTCGCTGCAGCGGTAA
- a CDS encoding TonB-dependent receptor, which translates to MRRRSIGVCSGVALLFAWVVGIAWADDSTGSARQNLQEEYDKEIRRSADRDAPLVYMDPVVVTATRAPKQLTQVPGAVSVIDQKQILQGRPAVGVDETLRIVPGVQTERRFGPDDVRISIRGSGVRSTFGVRSVRILIDGIPLTEVDGQTRLEPIDLDAVARVEVLRGPNSTLYGNASAGVINYVLEEGSKDNRYVEPRLVFRSYDFSKYRLKAAGANDTFSWMANYSFLDYGGYRDQSVTRNQRFLGKFKYTFNEHSDLSLVMTYGQMDGDIPGSLFRSEFENTPRLQQQTLHAVPPATFPANTPYAAFKPFRKDERFRPALTYRNQISEHQELTLTGFFATRDLHHPLCCFNSSFITLTRIENAAFAKYTNTVPIFGHENRLIIGYDWQDQNSVNKNFANVLGSPGPLQSYTQERINQDGVYLQNEFKLTDHIELVGGVRYSQVRFKVSDHLRSGGIDASSRRNFAQTTGLGGIRYSPVPWANLYVTVGQSFETPTGSEFRNPLTANGAGLNPAVQPQKSTNYEIGVKGTVGESFYYDVALYRQHFTDELLRFSTGLAGPCNVFAPCFRNAGKSDHDGLEVGLAYKPIRPVTMQVAYTYADYRFRDHVVNGTQLSGRTLPGVPTHRLVVDLTYEQLEGVLAGAFAGVEWQYQTAYFLNDTNLESTSPLNGQKNPSYTVTNLKGGYKTMVSKHWGIEAFARLDNIFDENYAFATLNPANAPAFGPFIGRNVFGGLSIRYVFD; encoded by the coding sequence ATGCGGAGGCGCTCAATCGGAGTCTGCAGCGGGGTTGCTCTGCTGTTCGCGTGGGTGGTCGGGATCGCGTGGGCCGACGATTCGACCGGCTCGGCCCGTCAGAATTTGCAGGAGGAATACGATAAGGAAATTCGCCGGAGCGCCGACCGCGATGCGCCGCTGGTCTATATGGACCCCGTGGTCGTGACGGCCACGCGCGCGCCGAAACAACTGACGCAAGTTCCCGGCGCGGTGTCGGTCATCGATCAAAAACAAATTCTGCAGGGGCGGCCCGCCGTCGGGGTGGATGAAACCTTGCGGATCGTGCCGGGCGTGCAAACGGAGCGGCGGTTCGGGCCTGATGATGTGCGCATCTCGATCCGCGGCAGCGGCGTCCGCTCCACATTCGGGGTGCGAAGCGTGCGCATCCTGATCGACGGCATTCCCCTCACCGAAGTCGACGGGCAGACCAGGTTGGAGCCGATCGATCTGGACGCCGTCGCCCGCGTGGAAGTGCTGCGCGGACCTAACTCGACCCTGTACGGCAACGCCTCGGCAGGCGTCATCAACTATGTGTTGGAGGAGGGGAGCAAGGACAACCGCTATGTGGAGCCCCGGCTCGTCTTCAGGTCCTATGACTTCTCGAAGTACCGTCTGAAGGCCGCCGGGGCGAACGACACGTTCAGCTGGATGGCGAACTATTCGTTCTTGGATTACGGCGGTTATCGCGACCAATCCGTCACGAGGAATCAGCGATTTCTAGGCAAGTTCAAATATACCTTCAACGAGCATTCAGACTTGTCGCTGGTGATGACCTATGGCCAGATGGACGGCGACATTCCGGGCAGCCTCTTCCGGTCGGAGTTTGAGAACACCCCCCGGCTCCAGCAGCAGACGCTACACGCGGTTCCGCCCGCCACGTTCCCGGCGAATACGCCCTATGCGGCGTTTAAGCCGTTCCGGAAGGATGAGCGGTTTCGCCCCGCTCTCACCTATCGGAATCAGATCAGCGAGCATCAAGAGCTTACCCTCACCGGCTTCTTCGCGACCCGCGACCTGCATCATCCGCTCTGCTGTTTCAACAGCAGCTTCATCACGCTCACCCGCATCGAGAACGCGGCCTTCGCCAAATACACGAATACCGTGCCGATCTTCGGCCATGAGAACCGGTTGATCATCGGGTACGACTGGCAGGATCAGAATTCGGTGAATAAGAACTTTGCGAATGTCCTCGGCTCGCCGGGGCCGCTCCAGTCCTATACGCAAGAGCGGATCAACCAGGACGGCGTCTATCTTCAAAACGAGTTCAAGCTCACCGACCACATCGAGCTGGTCGGCGGCGTGCGGTACAGTCAGGTTCGGTTCAAGGTGTCGGACCACCTTCGCTCCGGCGGCATCGATGCGTCCAGCCGCCGCAATTTCGCTCAAACGACCGGCCTCGGGGGCATCCGGTACAGTCCCGTGCCCTGGGCCAATCTGTACGTCACCGTCGGACAGTCGTTCGAAACCCCGACTGGGTCGGAGTTCCGCAACCCGCTCACTGCCAACGGCGCCGGGTTGAACCCCGCTGTTCAACCGCAGAAGTCCACGAATTATGAAATCGGCGTCAAGGGTACCGTGGGTGAGTCTTTTTACTATGACGTAGCGCTGTATCGGCAGCACTTCACGGATGAGTTGCTGCGATTCAGTACGGGCCTCGCCGGTCCTTGCAATGTTTTCGCGCCTTGCTTTCGAAACGCAGGCAAGAGCGATCATGACGGACTGGAAGTCGGCTTAGCCTACAAGCCGATCCGACCGGTGACCATGCAGGTGGCCTACACCTATGCCGACTATCGATTTCGAGACCACGTCGTCAATGGCACGCAATTGTCCGGGCGCACCCTGCCCGGTGTCCCTACCCATCGATTGGTCGTCGACCTGACGTATGAACAGCTGGAGGGTGTGCTGGCCGGCGCTTTTGCCGGTGTGGAATGGCAGTACCAGACCGCATACTTCCTCAATGATACCAATCTTGAATCGACCTCCCCGCTCAACGGGCAGAAGAACCCCAGCTACACCGTCACGAATCTGAAGGGCGGCTACAAGACGATGGTGAGCAAACATTGGGGGATCGAAGCCTTTGCCCGCCTCGACAACATCTTCGACGAGAACTATGCATTCGCCACGTTGAACCCCGCCAATGCGCCGGCGTTCGGACCGTTCATCGGCCGCAACGTCTTCGGCGGCCTGTCGATCCGCTATGTGTTCGACTAG
- a CDS encoding amidohydrolase family protein: MQGVCRRWPLVFAGLLVLLAGCATPSGVAPPAAAQAATQPAARQYALVNGRWFNGTGFEPATWYSVAGRLTRNPPQGRLEVIDLSRLFIVPPFGEAHNHNIEGSWNLAPVADRYLHDGVFYVKIPNNVREYALVSREVLKGMASPDVVFAHAGLTGRGGHPILLYEDVLRTSRYEPAVGPLPRGWFENRAYVVIESEHDVEEKWASVTSGRPDFLKVYLVHSDGEAHARTPGTGRTGLDPRLIPAIVAKAHAMGLQVTAHVETAADFRHAIRAGVDEVAHVPGWLVEQAADVDRVRLTEADARAAAERKVRVVTTTVAGRAMPGAAAHHAYGHQAAQGGHGRPVLEEFVTQVLKDNLRLLHQAGVSLAIGSDHADTPLAEALHLHSLDLFDNLTLVKLWCEATPAAIFPGRAIGRFEEGYEASFLGLGGDPVEDFSQVQNIRIRFKQGVVVDGHRAQ; the protein is encoded by the coding sequence ATGCAGGGTGTGTGTAGGCGATGGCCGCTCGTCTTTGCCGGCCTCCTCGTCCTCTTGGCCGGCTGCGCGACTCCTTCCGGGGTGGCGCCGCCTGCTGCGGCCCAGGCTGCGACACAGCCTGCGGCCAGGCAGTATGCGTTGGTCAACGGTCGATGGTTTAACGGCACGGGGTTTGAGCCCGCCACCTGGTACTCGGTCGCGGGTCGCCTCACGCGCAATCCGCCGCAGGGCCGACTGGAGGTCATCGACCTGTCACGGTTGTTCATCGTGCCGCCGTTCGGCGAAGCCCACAACCATAACATCGAGGGAAGCTGGAATCTCGCGCCGGTAGCCGACCGATACCTGCATGACGGAGTGTTCTACGTGAAGATTCCGAACAACGTGCGGGAGTATGCGCTGGTCAGCCGGGAGGTGCTGAAGGGGATGGCGAGCCCGGACGTGGTGTTTGCCCACGCGGGCCTCACCGGACGCGGCGGTCACCCGATCCTTCTGTACGAAGATGTGTTGCGCACGAGCCGTTATGAGCCGGCTGTGGGTCCGCTCCCGCGCGGGTGGTTCGAGAATCGAGCCTACGTCGTGATCGAGAGCGAACACGACGTGGAGGAGAAGTGGGCATCGGTGACGAGCGGGCGGCCGGATTTTCTGAAGGTCTACCTCGTCCATTCGGATGGGGAGGCGCACGCTCGCACACCGGGCACGGGGCGTACCGGCCTCGATCCGAGGTTGATCCCCGCCATCGTGGCCAAGGCCCATGCGATGGGGCTACAGGTGACGGCCCATGTGGAAACTGCGGCCGACTTTCGTCACGCGATTCGGGCGGGCGTGGATGAAGTCGCGCATGTACCGGGCTGGTTGGTCGAGCAGGCGGCCGATGTGGACCGCGTTCGGTTGACAGAGGCGGATGCGCGTGCGGCGGCGGAACGGAAGGTACGCGTGGTCACCACGACCGTTGCCGGCCGTGCCATGCCGGGAGCCGCGGCGCACCATGCCTATGGTCACCAGGCGGCGCAGGGGGGGCATGGACGACCGGTTCTGGAGGAGTTTGTCACGCAGGTGCTCAAGGACAACCTTCGGTTGCTCCACCAGGCGGGCGTGTCCCTGGCGATCGGCAGCGACCATGCCGACACGCCGTTGGCGGAGGCGCTCCACCTTCATTCGCTCGATCTGTTCGACAACCTTACGTTGGTGAAACTCTGGTGCGAGGCGACACCGGCGGCCATCTTTCCCGGCCGGGCGATCGGGCGATTCGAAGAAGGCTACGAAGCGAGCTTCCTGGGGTTAGGGGGGGATCCGGTCGAAGATTTTTCCCAGGTGCAGAACATTCGGATCAGGTTCAAGCAAGGGGTCGTCGTGGACGGTCATCGGGCGCAGTAG
- a CDS encoding TonB-dependent receptor has product MRRGHYRGAAGVGCLAALLLVGALPGASWAAEKPLEQDVPVIAVEPVEVSGKRIENVEDVKREFARRPGSNILIEEKQITESRAVNLQDVLQFAPGVRFQSRFGADEGQFQIRGTSLRNNFHHRGINILINGIFFGDADGFSDFESIDLLAYERIEIYKGANALRYGANSIGGAINLVPRTGYNASTLQMRMLAGSFGMVSGQVSSGKVTQPFKVGNMSATMDYYISVSGNRQDGFQDNSQQARERVNANIGIQLGNHQEIRAYFLQANVAERIPGSLTTQQLFFNRQQAGGQSPAGTPPFFACNLNNQTCNYGRYYNLQRIGIAYHNEFAPNQYFEIIPYFSNQYVDHPIFQTIRQENNNVGGEFRYVNTNPLFGKNNSFVMGFQPRYGNQRQQRFVNINGNIGAMTQNYTAKTTYFGMYAEDAFDATKDFTIVIGGRWDYTGRQATVDNFGPAGSPFNPNTPSSPTGTNRPLQHFDAISPKIGFVYRTTPTSQLYFNASRAYEAPLNLELLSSVNANGTPNTGFLNLDAQRAWQVELGHRGTSADRRYSWDLTVYNLEMQKEILASVINNQSTFQNANGTRHTGVEAGGAMALKKGLFAQGGAGREDSLQTRVAYTWSRFKFTDDVRAGGAVGPNVLIAKDGNTVAGAPEHSMSLELRYDHPAGWWIAPNFEWSLSGFYVDYQNTVKNPSYFVVNLRSGYNINDHWILFAEGRNLTDKTYAGAVVVNDSLNRYANPALGISGFAGVEYKF; this is encoded by the coding sequence ATGAGGCGGGGACATTATCGAGGCGCGGCGGGAGTCGGCTGCCTGGCAGCCCTGTTGTTGGTGGGAGCGCTGCCTGGTGCGTCGTGGGCGGCCGAGAAGCCGTTGGAGCAGGACGTGCCGGTCATCGCGGTCGAACCGGTGGAGGTGAGCGGAAAACGGATCGAGAACGTCGAGGACGTGAAGCGGGAATTCGCCCGCCGTCCCGGCAGCAATATCCTGATCGAGGAAAAGCAGATCACGGAGTCACGGGCGGTCAACCTGCAGGATGTGTTGCAATTCGCGCCGGGCGTTCGGTTCCAATCGCGCTTCGGGGCCGACGAAGGCCAGTTCCAAATCCGAGGCACGTCGCTGCGCAACAACTTTCACCATCGCGGCATCAACATCCTGATCAACGGCATCTTCTTCGGCGATGCGGATGGGTTTTCGGATTTCGAGTCCATCGATCTGCTGGCCTATGAGCGGATCGAAATCTACAAGGGCGCCAACGCTCTGCGTTACGGCGCGAACAGCATCGGCGGCGCCATCAACCTTGTGCCTCGCACCGGGTACAACGCCTCGACATTGCAGATGCGCATGTTGGCCGGCAGCTTCGGCATGGTGAGCGGCCAGGTGTCGAGCGGCAAGGTGACCCAACCTTTCAAGGTCGGCAACATGAGCGCGACCATGGATTACTACATCAGCGTGTCCGGCAACCGGCAGGACGGCTTTCAGGACAACAGTCAGCAGGCGCGCGAGCGGGTGAACGCGAACATCGGCATCCAACTCGGTAACCATCAGGAAATCCGCGCCTACTTTCTGCAGGCGAACGTGGCGGAGCGGATTCCGGGCTCCCTCACCACCCAGCAGCTGTTTTTCAACCGGCAGCAGGCAGGCGGACAGAGCCCGGCGGGCACCCCGCCCTTCTTCGCCTGTAACCTGAACAATCAGACCTGTAATTACGGGCGTTACTACAACCTCCAGCGGATCGGCATCGCCTATCACAACGAGTTCGCGCCCAATCAATACTTCGAAATCATTCCCTACTTCTCGAATCAGTACGTGGACCATCCGATCTTCCAGACCATCCGGCAGGAAAACAACAACGTCGGCGGAGAATTCCGCTACGTGAACACGAATCCGCTGTTCGGCAAGAACAACTCGTTCGTCATGGGTTTCCAACCGCGATATGGGAATCAACGGCAGCAGCGATTCGTGAACATCAACGGCAACATCGGCGCGATGACGCAGAACTACACGGCCAAGACGACGTACTTCGGCATGTATGCGGAAGATGCCTTCGATGCCACCAAAGACTTCACGATCGTGATCGGCGGGCGGTGGGATTACACCGGCCGCCAGGCGACGGTCGACAACTTCGGGCCGGCCGGGAGTCCGTTCAACCCCAATACGCCGTCCTCACCGACCGGCACGAATCGACCGCTGCAACATTTCGATGCGATCAGTCCCAAGATCGGGTTCGTCTACCGCACGACACCGACCTCGCAACTCTATTTCAACGCCAGCCGGGCCTACGAGGCGCCGCTCAACCTCGAGCTGCTCTCCTCGGTCAATGCGAACGGCACGCCGAATACGGGATTTCTCAACCTTGATGCGCAGCGCGCCTGGCAGGTGGAGTTGGGACACCGGGGCACCTCAGCCGATCGGCGCTATAGCTGGGACCTGACGGTCTATAACCTGGAAATGCAGAAGGAGATCTTGGCCTCCGTCATCAACAACCAGAGCACGTTCCAAAACGCGAATGGTACGCGGCATACCGGTGTCGAGGCCGGCGGCGCCATGGCCCTGAAGAAGGGCCTCTTCGCGCAGGGCGGCGCAGGGCGGGAAGACAGCCTGCAAACCCGTGTGGCCTATACCTGGTCGCGCTTCAAATTCACCGACGACGTGCGCGCGGGCGGCGCGGTGGGCCCGAACGTCCTGATCGCGAAGGACGGCAATACGGTCGCCGGGGCGCCGGAACACAGCATGAGCCTGGAACTGCGTTACGACCATCCGGCCGGCTGGTGGATCGCGCCGAATTTTGAATGGTCGCTGTCGGGTTTCTACGTCGACTACCAGAACACGGTGAAGAACCCGTCCTATTTCGTCGTCAACCTGCGGTCCGGTTATAACATCAACGACCACTGGATCCTCTTCGCCGAGGGGCGCAACCTCACCGACAAGACCTATGCCGGTGCGGTCGTGGTGAACGATTCGCTCAACCGTTATGCCAATCCGGCTCTGGGGATCAGCGGGTTTGCGGGCGTGGAGTATAAGTTCTAA
- a CDS encoding helix-turn-helix domain-containing protein → MTKQLLRVGEAADALAVSRWTIYRWVEEGRLEGTKIGRGSLRVFRASLDRLVQNNKTQELKLTV, encoded by the coding sequence ATGACGAAACAACTCTTGCGGGTCGGAGAAGCGGCGGATGCCTTGGCGGTCAGCCGATGGACGATCTATCGCTGGGTCGAGGAGGGTCGGCTGGAAGGCACGAAGATCGGGCGTGGGAGCCTGCGGGTGTTTCGTGCCTCGCTCGACCGCTTGGTGCAGAACAACAAGACACAAGAACTCAAACTGACGGTGTGA
- a CDS encoding tetratricopeptide repeat protein: MTRLCTRNVIIRWSAVGLTLCVVLVCALGQAVAESSPDPWVLLVDEGGKAREEARYDVAERLLSQALQEAEHDQPNGGRVAEAANNLGLLYHDQGRLGAARALYERALAIRQGQSEEESEAVAAVLNNLAELAQAEGAWDQAEPLYGRVLAIERRVLGGGHPDVGITLNNLAELYRKQGRESAAESSYRLALTVLEQAQGTDHQDLGPVLNNLAVLYKGRGLYTWAESFYQRTLKVRRLRFGNDHPAVAMSLNNLGCLYQAQGLYAAAQRALDEALAVAERAVGSQAALTGTILGNLAFLADQQGLVTHAQLLYQRALVIQQQQLGLRHPMVGLLLDRYARVLDYAGRPVEAGLFAARAASIRLQEESVAPR; encoded by the coding sequence ATGACCAGGCTGTGTACCAGAAACGTCATCATCAGATGGTCGGCTGTCGGCCTGACCCTGTGTGTGGTCCTCGTCTGTGCCCTGGGCCAGGCTGTCGCGGAGTCGAGTCCCGATCCTTGGGTCCTTCTGGTGGATGAAGGCGGAAAAGCCAGGGAGGAGGCTCGGTATGATGTGGCGGAGCGGCTCCTCTCGCAGGCGCTCCAAGAGGCTGAGCATGACCAACCGAACGGCGGACGGGTAGCGGAAGCCGCCAACAACCTTGGACTCCTGTATCACGACCAAGGGCGGCTCGGAGCGGCACGCGCGCTCTACGAACGGGCCTTGGCCATCCGGCAGGGCCAGTCGGAGGAGGAGAGTGAAGCGGTTGCGGCCGTGCTGAACAATTTGGCTGAACTTGCTCAGGCCGAAGGGGCGTGGGATCAGGCCGAACCGCTGTATGGGCGTGTCCTCGCCATCGAACGGCGGGTTTTGGGGGGCGGGCATCCCGATGTCGGCATCACCCTCAACAACCTCGCTGAACTCTATCGGAAGCAGGGGCGGGAGAGTGCGGCGGAATCGTCTTACCGTCTGGCCCTTACCGTGTTGGAGCAGGCGCAGGGCACCGACCATCAGGATCTGGGGCCGGTGTTGAACAATTTGGCGGTCCTCTATAAGGGGCGCGGATTGTACACCTGGGCGGAGTCGTTTTATCAGCGCACCCTGAAGGTGCGGCGCCTGCGGTTCGGCAACGACCATCCCGCGGTGGCCATGAGCCTGAACAACCTTGGCTGTCTCTATCAAGCTCAGGGGCTCTACGCCGCCGCGCAGCGGGCATTGGACGAGGCCCTCGCCGTTGCGGAACGGGCCGTGGGTTCGCAGGCCGCGCTGACGGGCACCATCTTGGGAAATTTGGCGTTTCTGGCGGACCAGCAGGGACTCGTGACCCACGCGCAGCTGCTGTATCAACGGGCGCTGGTGATTCAACAGCAGCAATTGGGTTTGCGGCATCCGATGGTGGGGCTCTTGCTCGATCGCTACGCGCGGGTGCTCGACTATGCGGGGCGTCCGGTCGAAGCCGGGCTCTTTGCGGCTCGTGCGGCATCGATTCGATTGCAGGAAGAGTCGGTTGCTCCGCGATAG
- a CDS encoding S9 family peptidase yields the protein MPAMYGLVVLLFLVVGLGTAQADQPSGLPPTAAFASLPRIESIQISPSGRHLAVLRNHDGKTYLGTQTVTGQDVHRLVSTDNRDSLITSFRWINDERVLVTVSFADSRDRIEWVETRLLAINRDGTEQNGNLLRQTSFTSIFGKKHLPQFQDRLVGTIPGDAKHVLIALDIERPNSPDVYALDVYSGERRLVETNPGLKPGPRNVLQWIADREGEVRAGVGQFETTVRVIVKPPESKTWRTFVEYDAAQETGLVPLAFDADPTWLYVRDRHRGRAAIFKVNIAGDPSVDRILVASDPKYDLAGELVYAPGRRKVIGVRYSAEDLRVLFWDFDAQRLQARIDRAILGRANVIHSSSDDGRLHIVKSAGLSHPPQYFIYDEQDGRMLLLGKAYPDLEGVDLPASRPVTFTARDGKELHGLLTIPLHREPDHLPLILFPHGGSASRERDAFNYWTQWLASRGWAVLQVSFRGAEGYGEQFLRAGFQRWNLELQDDLSDAAQWAIHAGLADTDRICLLGSDYGGYAALMGLVKTPDLYRCAVSLGGITDLRKLSADSRWYLNQKPMVEARIGSWWHDRDRLHDLSPITHPEALRRPLLLIHGAMDRAVPVEHSRELAESLKAAHVTTSRYVELPFADHDLSREEDRLQVFSELESFLSSQLN from the coding sequence GTGCCGGCCATGTATGGACTCGTCGTGCTGTTGTTCCTTGTCGTAGGGTTGGGTACCGCGCAAGCGGACCAGCCGAGCGGCCTCCCGCCTACGGCGGCCTTTGCCTCGCTCCCGCGCATCGAATCCATCCAGATCTCCCCGTCGGGTCGTCATCTGGCGGTGCTCCGCAACCATGACGGCAAGACCTACCTGGGCACGCAAACCGTCACCGGACAGGATGTCCATCGACTCGTCTCGACCGACAATCGGGACTCTCTCATCACCTCCTTCCGCTGGATCAATGACGAACGGGTGCTCGTGACCGTGTCCTTCGCCGACAGCCGTGACAGGATCGAGTGGGTGGAGACCAGGCTTCTGGCGATCAATCGAGACGGCACAGAGCAGAACGGCAATCTCCTCCGGCAGACCTCCTTCACCTCGATTTTCGGCAAGAAACATCTCCCCCAGTTTCAGGATCGCCTCGTGGGCACCATTCCCGGTGATGCGAAGCATGTCTTGATCGCCCTCGACATCGAACGTCCGAACTCGCCGGATGTGTATGCGCTGGATGTGTACAGCGGCGAACGTCGGTTGGTAGAGACGAATCCCGGGCTGAAGCCGGGACCCCGCAATGTGTTGCAGTGGATTGCGGATCGGGAGGGGGAGGTGCGCGCGGGCGTCGGTCAATTTGAAACGACCGTGCGGGTGATCGTGAAACCACCCGAGAGCAAGACCTGGCGGACGTTCGTCGAATACGACGCCGCGCAGGAAACCGGGTTGGTACCCCTCGCGTTCGACGCCGACCCGACCTGGTTGTACGTGCGCGATCGGCACCGAGGACGGGCGGCGATCTTCAAGGTGAACATTGCCGGCGACCCCTCGGTGGACCGCATTCTCGTGGCGTCGGATCCGAAGTACGATTTGGCGGGCGAACTCGTCTATGCGCCGGGCCGTCGCAAGGTCATCGGGGTGCGGTACAGCGCCGAGGATCTGCGCGTCCTGTTCTGGGACTTTGACGCGCAGCGGCTGCAGGCGCGGATCGATCGCGCGATTCTCGGCCGGGCCAACGTCATCCATAGCAGCAGCGACGACGGTCGGCTGCACATCGTGAAGTCGGCGGGCCTGTCGCATCCCCCGCAATATTTTATCTATGACGAACAGGACGGACGGATGCTGTTGCTCGGCAAGGCCTATCCGGACCTGGAAGGGGTCGACCTGCCGGCGTCACGGCCGGTCACCTTCACGGCGCGTGACGGGAAAGAATTACACGGCCTCCTGACGATCCCGTTGCACCGGGAGCCCGATCACCTTCCGCTGATTCTGTTCCCCCATGGAGGTTCGGCCTCGCGCGAGCGAGATGCCTTCAACTATTGGACCCAATGGCTGGCGAGCCGGGGATGGGCCGTGTTGCAGGTCAGCTTTCGTGGGGCGGAGGGGTATGGGGAGCAGTTTCTCCGGGCCGGATTCCAGCGCTGGAACTTGGAACTGCAGGATGATTTGAGCGATGCGGCCCAGTGGGCGATTCACGCCGGCCTGGCCGATACCGATAGGATCTGCCTGCTCGGCTCCGACTACGGCGGCTATGCGGCGTTGATGGGACTGGTGAAGACGCCGGATCTCTACCGTTGCGCGGTCAGCCTGGGCGGCATCACGGACTTGCGGAAGCTCTCAGCGGACAGCCGCTGGTACCTGAACCAGAAACCGATGGTGGAAGCGCGGATCGGATCTTGGTGGCACGATCGGGATCGCCTGCATGACCTCTCGCCCATCACCCATCCCGAGGCCTTGCGCCGACCCCTTTTGCTGATCCATGGAGCGATGGATCGTGCCGTACCTGTCGAGCACAGTCGCGAGCTGGCCGAATCCCTCAAGGCTGCCCACGTCACCACCTCTCGGTACGTCGAACTGCCGTTCGCCGACCACGACCTGAGTCGGGAAGAAGACCGCCTGCAGGTCTTCTCCGAACTCGAATCCTTTCTATCCTCCCAGCTCAATTGA